From Oncorhynchus masou masou isolate Uvic2021 chromosome 7, UVic_Omas_1.1, whole genome shotgun sequence, one genomic window encodes:
- the LOC135542957 gene encoding gastrula zinc finger protein XlCGF26.1-like → MTKLRLLPNRYHVEKSSTLRDQQQEDHRAKRSHHCPHCEEIFPFLSKLKIHLKIHTGEKPYSCSDCGASFSRLDTLKTHQRIHTGEKPYSCPDCGERFSQKTNLKAHQQIHTGEKPYSCSDCGKSFSRSDNLKSHERIHTGEMPYSCSDCGKFFNTSTGLTVHQKAHTTEKPYFCSDCVKCFKTSTELKVHQRTHTGEKPYSCSDCLKCFKTSTVLKLHQRTHTGEKPFICSDCGVSFSRLDTLKTHQRIHTGEKPYYCPDCGERFSQKTNLKAHQLIHTGEKPYSCSDCGKNFSLLGTLKSHERIHTGEKPYYCSFCGKRFSRSGTLKSHELIHTGEKPYSCSECVKCFKTSTELKVHQRTHTGEKPYSCSDCGKCFKTSNELKVHQRTHTGEKPYVCPDCGKSFSHQCNLKTHQRIH, encoded by the exons ATGACCAAGCTGCGTCTGCTGCCCAATC GATACCATGTTGAGAAATCCTCTACACTCAGAGATCAACAGCAGGAAGATCACAGAGCTAAGAGGTCTCATCACTGCCCACATTGTGAAGAGATTTTCCCATTTCTTTCAAAGCTAAAAATACACCtaaaaatacacacaggggagaagccttactcctgctctgactgtggggcgaGTTTCTCTCGACTGGATaccttaaaaacacaccaacgtatacatacgggagagaagccttactcctgcccTGACTGTGGGGAGAGATTCTCTCAAAAGACCAACTTAAAAGCACACCAAcaaatacatacaggagagaagccgtactcctgctctgactgtggaaaaagTTTCTCCCGATCGGATAACTTAAaatcacatgaacgtatacatacaggagagatgccatactcctgctctgactgtggaaaattcTTCAATACATCAACTGGGCTAACTGTTCATCAGAAAGCACACACAACAGAGAAGCCTtacttctgctctgactgtgtaaagtgcttcaaaacatcaactgagctaaaagttcatcagagaacacatacaggagaaaagccttactccTGTTCTGACTGTTTaaaatgcttcaaaacatcaaCGGTGCTAAAacttcaccagagaacacacacaggagagaagcctttcatctgctctgactgtggggtgAGTTTCTCTCGACTGGATaccttaaaaacacaccaacgtatccatacaggagaaaagccttactaCTGCCCTGACTGTGGGGAGAGATTCTCTCAAAAGACCAACTTAAAAGCACACCAActaatacatacaggagagaagccttactcctgctctgattgTGGGAAGAATTTCTCCCTATTGGGTACCTTGAaatcacatgaacgtatacatacaggagagaagccttactactGCTCTTTCTGTGGAAAACGTTTCTCCCGATCGGGGACCTTGAAATCACATGAACtcatacatacaggagagaagccttactcctgctctgaatgtgtaaaatgcttcaaaacatcaactgagctaaaagtacatcagagaacacacacaggagagaagccttattcctgctctgactgtggaaaatgttttaaaacatcaaatgagctaaaagtacatcagagaacacacacaggagagaagccttacgtctgccctgactgtgggaagagtttctctcACCAGTGCAacttaaaaacacaccaacgtaTACATTAA